In a single window of the Tellurirhabdus bombi genome:
- a CDS encoding DMT family transporter — translation MAILYYLFAFLTGVANSTQSGVNSQLRQGLSNPLLAAVGSFAIGFFSLIGLQLIIGGPIPTLEAVRQISWWKWTGGLLGAFYIVTVIVAVPRVGVASLLCLSIAGQLIAAVIYDHYGLMGFVQHSANGWRLLGVVLVLVGAILVVKN, via the coding sequence GGGTGGCCAACAGCACTCAATCGGGGGTTAATTCTCAGCTCCGGCAAGGACTGTCCAATCCCCTACTAGCGGCCGTCGGCTCTTTTGCCATTGGTTTTTTCTCGCTTATTGGTCTTCAACTAATCATTGGTGGTCCAATACCAACGCTCGAAGCGGTCCGGCAAATTAGCTGGTGGAAATGGACGGGTGGCCTGCTAGGCGCGTTCTACATCGTTACGGTTATTGTGGCCGTCCCGCGCGTTGGCGTAGCCAGCCTGCTTTGCCTGAGCATCGCTGGCCAGCTCATTGCGGCCGTTATCTACGATCATTATGGCCTGATGGGGTTCGTGCAGCATTCAGCTAATGGCTGGCGACTTCTGGGCGTAGTACTCGTTCTTGTGGGTGCCATACTGGTGGTTAAAAACTGA